GCGGCCCGTACGACGGGCTGGCCGGCGTCGGCGGCACCGGCCGCCTCCTGCCCCGGTGCGCCCTCGCGCCGGGGTTCTGCCTTCGCCACCCCCGGGGCGGAGGCGGTGTTGGACCGGCCCTTGGACGGTCCAACGCCATACCTTGCTGCCTGGTCTGGGGCTGGGGTACGGGCGGTGTGCTGCTGGTGGACGGCGAGATGGGGCTTAGGCATGTTGGGTCCTTCTTCGGGGGTGGGTTCGCCTCAGGGGGGCGGAGTGGGGGAAGGCGCGTGCTCACCCGCGGTGCCGGCGCGGGTGGGAGGCTGGATCAGCGGACGGCGGCGCGGTGCTCGTCCAGCTCGGCCTGGAGGATGTCCTTGGCCTCCTCGGCGAGGTCCTTGTTGATGGTGAAGCCCCTGTCGCGGACTGCGGTCTCGATGCGACGGCGGGAGGCGTGTCCGGCCCGGCCGGGCTGCGCGGTGCGGCCCATCTCGATCGCCTGCTCCAAGGTGGCGCTGGGCTTGCGTCCCTTGTGCTTGGGCGGGCTGTCGATTTCCGCCACTTGTTTCCGGTCGGGCGCCGCCACAACCCGGCCGGGCTTCGGCGCTGTGGGGGCGGGCGCATCGCTGTCCGCGGTGGCCTGTGCGGGCTCGAGCCTGGTGGCGGTCTTGGGGCAGGCAGTGGCGTGGGCGCCGGCCGTGTTGTGGCGGGCGTCGGGTTGGCGATGGACGAGGAGGTAGAGGTGGACGGCTCCGGCCAAGGCGAGCGGGGCGATGGCGGAGATGGTGCCGACGGTGATGTCGTCCAGGAGGAGGCCGCCGTGGCGGGCCTGCTGGTTGAGGCGGATGGCGTGGAGCACGTTGGCCCAGATGCTGGTGAGGGTGGCGAGACCGACTAGGGCGGACACGTAGAGG
This genomic window from Streptomyces sp. NBC_01351 contains:
- a CDS encoding DUF2637 domain-containing protein; the protein is MACAAFALSYDALRQMAAASHIHPILTYAFPLVIDGFIAIGIGALLILRTAPLRARLYVSALVGLATLTSIWANVLHAIRLNQQARHGGLLLDDITVGTISAIAPLALAGAVHLYLLVHRQPDARHNTAGAHATACPKTATRLEPAQATADSDAPAPTAPKPGRVVAAPDRKQVAEIDSPPKHKGRKPSATLEQAIEMGRTAQPGRAGHASRRRIETAVRDRGFTINKDLAEEAKDILQAELDEHRAAVR